In a single window of the Flavobacterium sp. W4I14 genome:
- a CDS encoding Gnt-I system high-affinity gluconate transporter (product_source=KO:K06155; cog=COG2610; ko=KO:K06155; pfam=PF02447; tigrfam=TIGR00791; transmembrane_helix_parts=Inside_1_2,TMhelix_3_20,Outside_21_24,TMhelix_25_44,Inside_45_56,TMhelix_57_79,Outside_80_98,TMhelix_99_121,Inside_122_133,TMhelix_134_156,Outside_157_170,TMhelix_171_193,Inside_194_223,TMhelix_224_246,Outside_247_255,TMhelix_256_278,Inside_279_297,TMhelix_298_316,Outside_317_335,TMhelix_336_358,Inside_359_377,TMhelix_378_400,Outside_401_414,TMhelix_415_437,Inside_438_438) — MTILIVFICIALLIVLISVFKINAFLAFLAVSFIAGLALGLPPSKIPSSIEKGMGDVLGSLAIIITAGAMLGKLVAESGAAQKIAQVSMTIFGEKYIQWAMVLTGFFIGIPLYYGIGFVLMVPLIFSVVYRYKLPALYIGLPMLAALSVTHGFLPPHPSPAALVIQFQADMGLTLFYGLAVAIPAIILGGPIFARTLKAIPANPLASFSPKELTEEQLPGGFKSFFTALLPVLLLAVASFVPMLLRPDAVILPYILFAGNPSVVMLIVLIVATWLLGISQGKKITEIMHIYADAIKDIALILLIIAGSGALKQVLTESGVSNQIAAYLQYVKAEPLFLAWMIAAIIRFCVGSATVAGLTTAGIIVPLMQHTHTNPNLMVLAVGAGSLMFSHVNDAGFWMFKEYFGLTLKDTFKSWALMESIVGIAGLLGVLLLKIIIA, encoded by the coding sequence ATGACTATACTCATTGTTTTTATTTGCATTGCCTTATTAATTGTACTGATTTCTGTATTTAAGATCAATGCTTTTTTGGCCTTTTTAGCGGTATCTTTTATTGCGGGCCTGGCTTTGGGCTTGCCACCTTCAAAAATTCCATCGAGTATCGAAAAAGGCATGGGCGATGTTTTAGGCTCCTTAGCCATTATCATTACGGCAGGGGCAATGCTTGGTAAACTGGTGGCCGAAAGTGGTGCAGCGCAAAAGATCGCCCAGGTGAGCATGACTATTTTCGGTGAAAAATATATTCAATGGGCCATGGTTTTAACCGGCTTTTTTATTGGCATTCCCTTGTATTACGGTATAGGCTTCGTGCTGATGGTTCCCTTAATATTCTCCGTAGTTTACCGTTATAAATTGCCTGCGTTATACATCGGTTTACCCATGTTAGCCGCCTTATCCGTAACACATGGATTTTTGCCTCCGCATCCTTCTCCTGCAGCATTAGTAATTCAATTCCAGGCTGATATGGGTTTGACATTATTTTATGGTTTAGCTGTTGCCATTCCTGCAATTATATTAGGCGGCCCCATTTTCGCCCGTACGCTCAAAGCCATTCCTGCAAACCCGTTGGCTTCTTTCAGTCCAAAAGAGTTAACTGAAGAACAACTTCCAGGTGGATTTAAAAGCTTTTTTACAGCTCTACTTCCTGTACTATTACTTGCAGTTGCTTCCTTTGTTCCCATGCTTTTAAGGCCTGATGCTGTTATCCTGCCTTATATTTTATTTGCCGGAAATCCATCTGTTGTGATGCTTATTGTATTGATTGTTGCCACATGGTTACTGGGCATATCGCAAGGAAAAAAAATTACGGAGATCATGCATATTTATGCTGATGCCATTAAAGATATCGCCTTAATTCTTTTGATCATTGCAGGCTCCGGGGCTTTAAAGCAGGTTTTGACAGAGAGCGGTGTAAGTAATCAGATTGCCGCTTATTTGCAGTATGTTAAAGCAGAGCCATTGTTTCTGGCCTGGATGATTGCCGCAATCATCCGGTTTTGTGTGGGTTCGGCAACAGTTGCCGGTTTAACCACGGCTGGCATTATTGTCCCTTTAATGCAGCATACGCATACCAATCCTAACCTGATGGTTTTAGCGGTTGGTGCCGGGAGCTTAATGTTTTCTCATGTTAACGACGCCGGATTCTGGATGTTTAAAGAATATTTCGGTTTAACTTTGAAAGATACCTTCAAATCCTGGGCTTTAATGGAATCTATTGTTGGCATTGCAGGCCTTTTGGGTGTACTTTTGCTTAAAATAATCATCGCTTAA
- a CDS encoding hypothetical protein (product_source=Hypo-rule applied) encodes MNNQTNGINAANIGIIPDGFYGAGTKAWLMVDEIIVN; translated from the coding sequence TTGAATAATCAAACGAATGGGATTAATGCCGCCAATATTGGCATTATCCCTGACGGTTTTTATGGTGCAGGCACAAAAGCCTGGTTAATGGTTGATGAAATTATCGTAAATTAA
- a CDS encoding mannose-6-phosphate isomerase-like protein (cupin superfamily) (product_source=COG0662; cog=COG0662; pfam=PF07883; superfamily=51182), whose amino-acid sequence MIRTIPQLTVIDIEQETAGVSSYKNIPLSLFNDHVVRVGVMTEPFYWHYHPNSDETFIGIEGTLLIDLEGRTVELKPGQLFTIPAMVKHCTRPLGGRSMNLTFELTEMETVSCDAG is encoded by the coding sequence ATGATCAGGACCATACCTCAGCTTACGGTGATTGATATTGAGCAGGAAACCGCCGGCGTAAGCAGCTACAAAAATATTCCGCTTTCCCTCTTTAATGACCATGTTGTAAGGGTGGGGGTTATGACGGAGCCATTTTACTGGCACTACCATCCAAATAGTGATGAAACCTTTATAGGCATTGAAGGTACTTTATTAATTGATCTTGAGGGCCGTACAGTTGAGCTTAAACCAGGGCAGCTATTCACCATTCCTGCAATGGTTAAGCACTGCACCAGGCCGCTTGGTGGACGTTCGATGAACCTTACCTTCGAACTTACTGAAATGGAAACGGTGAGCTGCGATGCAGGTTGA
- a CDS encoding catechol 2,3-dioxygenase-like lactoylglutathione lyase family enzyme (product_source=COG0346; cath_funfam=3.10.180.10; cog=COG0346; pfam=PF13669; superfamily=54593), translating into MEQNQLIRMDNMGIVVASLDNAISFFTEIGLKLEGRATIEGEWAGKVTGLGNQHVEVAMMVTPDGHSRLEISQFLSPLTISDHREAPVNSLGYLRVMFTVSDIDELLPRLQKYGATLVGEVVEYENVYKLCYIRGSEGLLIGLAQELHKK; encoded by the coding sequence ATGGAACAGAACCAATTGATCAGAATGGATAATATGGGCATTGTTGTGGCATCGCTTGACAATGCAATCTCTTTTTTCACCGAAATCGGACTGAAACTTGAAGGCCGGGCAACAATCGAGGGTGAATGGGCAGGTAAGGTTACCGGGCTGGGCAACCAGCACGTGGAGGTCGCCATGATGGTGACCCCTGACGGCCATAGCCGACTTGAAATTTCGCAGTTTCTTAGTCCGCTTACCATTTCAGACCACCGCGAAGCACCGGTTAATTCCCTTGGCTACCTGCGTGTAATGTTTACGGTTTCAGATATCGACGAGTTATTGCCTAGATTGCAAAAATACGGCGCCACACTTGTTGGTGAAGTTGTTGAATATGAAAACGTTTACAAACTTTGCTACATCAGGGGGTCAGAAGGTCTTCTAATCGGGCTTGCGCAGGAGCTTCACAAAAAATGA
- a CDS encoding NAD(P)-dependent dehydrogenase (short-subunit alcohol dehydrogenase family) (product_source=COG1028; cath_funfam=3.40.50.720; cog=COG1028; pfam=PF13561; superfamily=51735) → MNNLTGKKALITGGNSGIGYATAKELKALGAEVIITGRRKDAVEKAASDLGVIGLVADQSQITAIEGLASEVGTIFGKIDILFINAGVVEQSSIADATEKSFDNIFGVNFKGAYFTLSKFIPLLNDGGSVVFLSSNTAHMDGANSSIYSSSKAALNSVMRIAAVELAPRQIRVNSVSPGPIATEIMNKIGLSREQLAGINQWLIGRIPLGKIGKSEDVAKMVTFFCGDDATYITGAEIVMDGGMSLKA, encoded by the coding sequence ATGAACAATTTAACAGGAAAAAAAGCGCTGATAACCGGCGGAAATAGCGGCATCGGTTATGCCACCGCAAAAGAATTAAAAGCCCTGGGTGCAGAGGTGATTATTACCGGAAGGAGAAAAGATGCCGTTGAAAAGGCTGCATCAGACCTTGGTGTGATAGGATTGGTGGCAGATCAAAGCCAGATCACCGCAATTGAAGGGTTGGCGAGTGAGGTAGGAACAATCTTTGGTAAAATCGACATCCTATTTATTAATGCGGGTGTAGTGGAGCAGAGCAGCATTGCTGATGCCACTGAAAAAAGTTTTGATAACATTTTTGGTGTTAATTTTAAAGGCGCTTATTTTACCTTGAGCAAATTTATCCCATTGCTGAATGATGGTGGTTCTGTAGTATTCCTTTCTTCGAATACCGCACATATGGACGGGGCAAACAGCTCAATTTATTCTTCAAGCAAAGCAGCACTGAACTCGGTGATGCGTATTGCAGCGGTAGAGCTTGCACCGCGCCAGATCCGGGTGAACAGCGTGAGTCCAGGCCCTATCGCTACAGAAATCATGAACAAAATAGGACTGAGCAGAGAGCAGTTAGCAGGCATTAATCAGTGGTTGATCGGCCGTATTCCGCTCGGCAAAATCGGAAAATCTGAGGATGTGGCCAAAATGGTTACCTTCTTTTGTGGTGATGATGCCACTTATATTACAGGGGCAGAAATCGTAATGGACGGGGGCATGAGCCTGAAAGCCTAA
- a CDS encoding DNA-binding HxlR family transcriptional regulator (product_source=COG1733; cath_funfam=1.10.10.10; cog=COG1733; pfam=PF01638; superfamily=46785), protein METEKTIQLATELLSNPRNQKEEVQALQDTLYVLGGKWKLPIINSICNGNKRFRDIERSIPGITTRMLSKELKEMTANQLIKRTVIDDTPVSIEYTSTEYCQSFGGIILEMIRWGKSHRQRLKGAAD, encoded by the coding sequence ATGGAGACAGAAAAAACAATCCAGCTTGCGACAGAGTTGCTGTCCAATCCACGCAACCAAAAAGAAGAGGTACAGGCTTTACAGGATACGCTTTATGTGCTCGGGGGCAAATGGAAACTGCCGATCATTAATTCCATCTGTAACGGCAATAAAAGATTCCGGGATATTGAAAGAAGCATTCCGGGAATTACCACGCGGATGCTGAGTAAGGAATTAAAGGAAATGACGGCAAACCAACTAATCAAAAGAACAGTGATAGACGATACTCCTGTAAGTATTGAATATACTTCCACTGAATACTGCCAGTCTTTTGGTGGTATCATCTTGGAAATGATCAGGTGGGGCAAAAGCCACAGGCAACGCTTGAAGGGAGCTGCTGATTAG
- a CDS encoding putative alpha/beta superfamily hydrolase (product_source=COG2819; cath_funfam=3.40.50.1820; cog=COG2819; ko=KO:K07017; pfam=PF00756; superfamily=53474), with product MNKAFLILLLTFFTAVVFGQKNRPNESDKSKPFVLGRIDEIQSKELAEKRILNIYLPEGYNQNDTTKYPVIYLLDGSADEDFIHIVGLVQFNSFEWVNQVPKSIVVGIATVDRKRDFTFPTAIEGDKKSYPTTGHSDKFISFIEKELQPYIQAKYKTNANKALIGQSLGGLLATEILIKKPALFNKYIIISPSLWWDNASLLNQDSEMKGNTFKQQTDVYIGVGKEGLTPTEIPRVMEVDANLLTEKIKGFKNKNVKVYFDFLPQENHATIMHQAVSNSFKFLYPVVKKE from the coding sequence ATGAATAAAGCATTTCTAATTCTTCTCTTAACTTTTTTTACGGCAGTAGTTTTTGGACAGAAAAACAGACCAAATGAAAGCGATAAAAGTAAACCCTTTGTTTTGGGGCGAATAGACGAAATCCAATCAAAAGAACTGGCTGAGAAAAGAATCTTGAACATTTACCTTCCTGAAGGCTATAACCAAAATGATACTACAAAATATCCGGTAATTTATTTGCTTGATGGTTCTGCCGATGAAGATTTTATCCATATTGTAGGGCTTGTACAGTTTAACAGTTTCGAATGGGTAAATCAGGTGCCTAAATCAATTGTGGTGGGCATTGCTACTGTAGATCGGAAACGGGATTTTACTTTCCCCACCGCTATTGAGGGCGACAAGAAAAGCTATCCTACAACAGGCCATTCGGATAAATTTATTTCGTTCATCGAAAAAGAGCTTCAACCCTATATTCAGGCAAAATATAAAACGAATGCGAACAAAGCCCTTATTGGACAATCTTTAGGCGGTTTGCTGGCTACAGAAATCCTGATTAAAAAACCTGCACTTTTTAATAAATACATCATCATTAGTCCTAGTTTATGGTGGGACAATGCTTCGCTGTTAAATCAGGATTCCGAAATGAAGGGAAATACTTTTAAGCAACAAACTGATGTTTACATTGGTGTAGGTAAAGAAGGCCTTACGCCAACTGAAATACCCAGGGTGATGGAAGTGGATGCAAATTTATTGACTGAAAAAATAAAAGGTTTCAAGAACAAAAACGTAAAAGTATATTTTGATTTTTTACCACAGGAGAACCATGCAACGATTATGCATCAGGCGGTATCCAATTCTTTTAAATTCCTATACCCGGTAGTGAAAAAAGAATAG
- a CDS encoding L-ribulokinase (product_source=KO:K00853; cath_funfam=3.30.420.40; cog=COG1069; ko=KO:K00853; pfam=PF00370,PF02782; superfamily=53067; tigrfam=TIGR01234), with the protein MSTANYVIGVDYGTDSVRSVLVDTANGKEIASSVFLYPRWQKGLYCKPAVNQFRQHPLDYIEGLTHTIKDCLTKAGGADIAHLVKGISVDTTGSSPVAVDATGTPLALTKGFEENPNAMFVLWKDHTSVKEAAEINEHATKFSTNYLKYVGGIYSSEWFWSKLLHILRVDSTIKKGAASWVEHCDWVPFLLCGGNDITTMKRSRCAAGHKALWAEEFNGLPPEDFFSSLDPLLAGFRDKLFADTYTSDISAGTLSEEWATKLGLSTDVVVGVGAFDAHMGAVGGQIEPYYLSKVMGTSTCDILVAPNQDLHGKLINGICGQVNGSVIPGMAGLEAGQSAFGDVYAWFKNLISWPLNHLLTESDVIDEATATALKAELEGKIIANLSKQADALPDGDYAELAIDWLNGRRTPDANQELKGAITGLGLGTDAPRFFRALAAATCFGAKAIVDRFKEQGVPVKGIIGIGGVAKKSAYIMQMMADVLEMPIRIHRFEHTCALGAAMFAAVAAGIYPDIEAAMAAMGTGFEKEYKPNLKKQKLYRQHYQQYLGLGRYLEKYNKKDVKPYLS; encoded by the coding sequence ATGAGCACAGCAAACTATGTAATTGGAGTGGATTACGGGACAGATTCTGTCCGGTCAGTTCTAGTCGATACCGCAAACGGAAAGGAAATAGCATCGTCTGTTTTTCTTTATCCAAGATGGCAGAAGGGTTTATATTGTAAACCGGCCGTTAATCAGTTCCGCCAGCATCCGTTAGATTATATTGAAGGTTTAACACACACTATAAAAGATTGTTTAACAAAAGCAGGTGGTGCCGATATTGCACATCTGGTAAAGGGAATTTCGGTAGATACAACCGGATCAAGTCCGGTGGCTGTTGATGCAACGGGTACTCCCCTTGCCCTGACCAAAGGTTTTGAAGAAAATCCAAATGCCATGTTTGTGCTTTGGAAAGACCATACCTCAGTTAAAGAAGCCGCAGAAATTAATGAACACGCTACTAAATTTAGCACCAATTACCTTAAATATGTAGGTGGCATTTATTCATCAGAATGGTTCTGGTCTAAATTATTACACATACTAAGGGTCGATTCGACTATTAAAAAAGGTGCTGCATCGTGGGTAGAACATTGCGACTGGGTTCCGTTTTTACTTTGTGGCGGAAACGACATAACGACAATGAAACGCAGCCGTTGTGCCGCCGGGCATAAAGCACTTTGGGCAGAAGAGTTTAACGGTTTACCTCCTGAAGATTTCTTTAGCAGTTTAGATCCGCTTTTAGCAGGCTTTAGAGATAAATTGTTCGCCGATACCTATACTTCTGATATTTCTGCGGGAACATTGAGCGAAGAATGGGCAACTAAACTGGGCTTAAGTACAGATGTAGTTGTGGGCGTTGGTGCATTTGATGCACACATGGGTGCGGTTGGCGGACAGATTGAACCTTACTACCTGAGTAAAGTAATGGGTACGAGTACCTGCGATATTTTGGTTGCACCCAATCAGGATTTACATGGAAAATTGATTAATGGGATCTGTGGACAGGTTAATGGCTCGGTAATTCCGGGTATGGCAGGTTTAGAGGCCGGTCAATCTGCTTTTGGTGATGTTTATGCCTGGTTCAAGAATTTAATCAGCTGGCCATTAAATCATTTACTTACTGAATCTGATGTAATTGATGAAGCTACAGCTACGGCATTAAAGGCAGAGCTCGAAGGAAAAATAATCGCCAATTTAAGCAAGCAGGCTGATGCTTTACCAGATGGCGACTACGCCGAACTGGCTATCGATTGGCTGAACGGCCGTAGAACACCAGATGCAAATCAGGAACTTAAAGGCGCCATAACGGGTTTAGGTTTGGGAACCGATGCACCACGGTTTTTCCGTGCCTTAGCTGCTGCCACCTGTTTTGGTGCGAAAGCCATTGTGGATCGTTTTAAAGAGCAGGGCGTTCCGGTAAAAGGAATTATCGGGATTGGCGGTGTAGCAAAAAAATCGGCCTATATTATGCAAATGATGGCAGATGTATTGGAAATGCCCATCAGAATCCATCGTTTTGAACATACCTGTGCATTAGGTGCGGCGATGTTCGCTGCCGTAGCAGCTGGCATTTATCCAGATATCGAAGCAGCAATGGCGGCCATGGGAACAGGCTTTGAGAAAGAATATAAGCCAAATCTAAAAAAACAAAAACTTTACCGCCAGCATTACCAACAATATTTGGGATTAGGCAGGTACCTGGAGAAATACAATAAAAAAGATGTAAAACCTTACTTATCATGA
- a CDS encoding L-ribulose-5-phosphate 4-epimerase (product_source=KO:K03077; cath_funfam=3.40.225.10; cog=COG0235; ko=KO:K03077; pfam=PF00596; smart=SM01007; superfamily=53639; tigrfam=TIGR00760), whose translation MSNYQDIKEQAYLANMQLPKLGLVLFTFGNVSAADRSKGVFAIKPSGVPYEDLSPEKMVIVDFDGNTVEGSLRPSSDTKTHAVLYKHWAEIGGIVHTHSTYGTAWAQAQRAIPIFGTTHADHLTVDIPCAPPMADEMIKGNYEYETGFQIMNHFESLGLSYKEVEMILVGNHAPFTWGKTAEKAVYNSAVLETVAQMALLTEQINPQAPKLKDSLIEKHYERKHGDGAYYGQK comes from the coding sequence ATGAGCAACTATCAGGATATAAAAGAACAGGCTTACCTGGCCAACATGCAGTTGCCCAAATTGGGGCTGGTACTTTTTACCTTCGGTAATGTGAGTGCTGCAGACAGATCGAAAGGTGTTTTTGCTATTAAACCAAGCGGTGTGCCTTACGAAGATTTATCGCCGGAGAAAATGGTGATTGTAGATTTTGACGGAAATACTGTTGAAGGAAGTTTACGTCCCTCATCAGATACCAAAACCCATGCGGTTTTATATAAACACTGGGCAGAAATTGGCGGGATTGTACATACCCATTCTACTTATGGCACAGCCTGGGCGCAGGCGCAAAGGGCAATTCCAATTTTCGGAACTACTCATGCCGACCATTTAACCGTAGATATTCCATGTGCACCCCCCATGGCTGATGAAATGATCAAAGGGAATTATGAGTACGAAACGGGGTTTCAGATCATGAACCATTTTGAAAGTTTGGGTTTAAGTTATAAGGAGGTCGAAATGATTTTGGTGGGTAACCACGCTCCTTTTACCTGGGGAAAAACGGCCGAGAAAGCAGTTTATAACAGTGCGGTTTTAGAAACTGTGGCACAAATGGCTTTGTTAACAGAACAGATCAATCCGCAGGCCCCAAAGCTGAAAGATTCGTTGATAGAGAAACATTACGAGCGTAAACATGGTGATGGTGCTTATTATGGACAGAAGTGA